In the genome of Megalops cyprinoides isolate fMegCyp1 chromosome 7, fMegCyp1.pri, whole genome shotgun sequence, one region contains:
- the mon1ba gene encoding vacuolar fusion protein MON1 homolog B, with amino-acid sequence MEKEHQEIEQPKAMKCCDLPSHCDANQTGSVEVPITISQDNPDADEQDCGIEDPFPCKGDDAAITSTNGPSEPQGGEGEGAPASALSDGTAGEVDELSKPEGGGAADEDDPPENISDSASTDNTLEDSNEFMVTVLARGGLEDQADGTPSALSEAGGPAQGPAPSHRDEDVTAESWRRHRKHVFVLSEAGKPIYSRYGNEEALSSTMGVMMALVSFVQSGDNTIRSIYSDEHTVVFVQQGPLVLVSVSCSRQSEQQLRSELLYVYRQIVSMLTQASITRIFERKKNYDLRRLLAGSEKILDGLLNLVDSDPSFLLSAVHCLPLASSLRDSLSQILQKAITPNLVFSILIAKNQLLTIVQEKTVIEDARLEPADLHLLLNLIGASSAFQAGEIWTPICLPLFNPDCYFYAYISYLDPPECTVCLLLLSTDKEAFYAVAECKRKIDEGMRTQNALRSIARAQSYSASQVGVSDLRHFMYKPFDVPDNHRQLTQFTSPEMEAPYSSEEERMRLLDLYRYLHSRIHSSSRPLKLIYHVAERETLLAWVTSKFELYTCFSPLVTKASAINAITKLLRWIKKEEDRLFIRNPPKYSTTPNPSKSSRGSKGGSDRQDTTDNGFLSLL; translated from the exons ATGGAGAAGGAGCATCAAGAGATTGAGCAGCCAAAGGCGATGAAGTGCTGTGACCTGCCGTCACACTGCGACGCTAACCAGACAG GATCCGTTGAGGTTCCCATCACCATTTCTCAAGATAACCCTGATGCGGACGAGCAGGACTGTGGTATAGAAGATCCATTTCCCTGCAAAGGAGACGATGCTGCCATTACCTCCACAAATGGACCCTCGGAGCCTcaagggggagaaggagagggggcgCCGGCGTCGGCTCTCAGCGACGGGACGGCGGGGGAAGTGGATGAGCTGAGCAAACCGGAAGGCGGCGGCGCTGCCGACGAAGACGATCCCCCCGAGAACATCTCGGACTCGGCCTCAACTGACAACACCCTGGAGGACTCGAACGAGTTCATGGTGACTGTGCTGGCCAGGGGAGGCCTGGAGGACCAGGCCGACGGGACGCCCTCGGCGCTGTCGGAGGCGGGCGGCCCGGCGcagggccccgccccctcccaccGGGACGAGGACGTGACGGCGGAGAGCTGGCGCCGGCACCGGAAGCACGTCTTCGTGCTGAGCGAGGCCGGCAAGCCCATCTACTCCCGCTACGGCAATGAGGAGGCGCTGTCCTCCACCATGGGCGTCATGATGGCCCTGGTGTCCTTCGTTCAGAGTGGGGACAACACCATCCGCTCCATCTACTCAG ATGAGCACACCGTGGTGTTTGTGCAGCAGGGCCCCCTGGTGCTGGTGTCGGTGTCCTGTAGCcggcagtcagagcagcagctgcgCAGCGAGCTGCTCTACGTCTACCGCCAGATCGTCAGCATGCTCACCCAGGCCAGCATCACCCGCATCTTCGAGCGCAAGAAGAACTACGACCTGCGGCGGCTGCTGGCGGGCTCTGAGAAGATCCTGGACGGCCTGCTCAACCTGGTGGACTCGGACCCCAGCTTCCTGCTCTCGGCCGTCCATTGCCTGCCCCTGGCCTCCTCCCTCAGAGACTCCCTCAGCCAGATCCTGCAGAAGGCCATCACGCCCAACCTGGTCTTCTCAATCCTCATCGCCAAGAACCAGCTGCTCACCATCGTCCAGGAGAAGACGGTGATCGAGGACGCCCGGCTGGAGCCAGCCgacctgcacctcctcctcaaCCTCATCGGCGCCTCCTCCGCCTTCCAGGCCGGCGAGATCTGGACCCCCATCTGCCTGCCGCTCTTCAACCCGGACTGTTACTTCTATGCCTACATCTCCTACCTGGACCCGCCGGAGTGCACAGTCTGTTTGCTCCTGCTCTCCACGGACAAGGAGGCCTTCTACGCAGTGGCAGAGTGCAAGCGCAAGATCGACGAGGGCATGCGGACTCAGAACGCCCTGCGCTCCATCGCCAGGGCCCAGTCGTACAGCGCCAGCCAGGTGGGCGTCTCCGACCTGAGGCACTTCATGTACAAGCCCTTCGACGTGCCGGACAACCACCGACAGCTCACCCAGTTCACCAG CCCGGAGATGGAGGCCCCGTACAGCAGCGAGGAGGAGAGGATGAGGCTGCTGGACCTCTACCGCTACCTGCACAGCCGCATCCACAGCTCCTCGCGGCCCCTCAAACTCATCTACCACGTGGCTGAGAGGGAGACGCTGCTGGCCTGG GTCACCAGTAAATTTGAGCTGTACACGTGCTTCAGCCCCCTTGTGACGAAGGCCTCCGCCATTAATGCTATAACCAAGTTGTTACGGTGGATTAAGAAGGAGGAGGACCGCCTCTTCATCCGGAATCCTCCGAAGTACtccaccacccccaaccccagcaAGAGCTCCCGGGGGAGCAAGGGCGGCTCTGACAGACAGGACACCACCGATAACGGCTTCCTGTCCCTCCTATAG